Genomic DNA from Solanum dulcamara chromosome 4, daSolDulc1.2, whole genome shotgun sequence:
TCATGTGCTGTAGTTTGTCTGTATCATAGTTTCCTGATAATGTAATTGAGCTTATACTGGTCGCATTGTTGAGTGTTGACAGTATTATACCCAAAAATGACCAAACTTTTCTTATCAGATGTTAACGTGTTTCTAGAAAGAAATGCTTTTTTATCTGGCATCTGCATTCCAGTCTCACTTATAATAGAGGCATGTTATTATTGGAAAATCCAGGATTTCCATTTTCTTTTGCCaatcattttattttgttaCAGCGGAGGTTGTGGCAGGATCAGCAGCATGGCTTGGCAGAGGCCTTTCATGTGTTTGTGTTCAAAGGAGGGAGAGCGATGCTCGTCCATCGTTTGATTTAACTCCATCCCAGGTAATATGTTTGTGCAGGTGATATGAAGTTTATATATTCCTGCTTGCTGAATTCTGAGAATGTCATAAAACACAATGAAGTAGTATGCATTTCAGGTCTGCCTACTCCCTTCCTGGTGAACTTTTTGTATTTCTTGGATTGAATCTCATACTAGTTCTTTCTTTATCAGTATCATAGAATTCCTGTCGTGTGCAGTACTAGTTtgtatttttcaagtttgttCTTACTTTTCTTGTTGAGTTGGACAAATGTTCTCATGTGCATCTggatatgttgtgatttttaTTTCTAACTATGCAATGTCTTAGGCACAAGTGATTTATCTAAATTTTCTGGCTTTCCACTTTAATGAGATTGTCCATAACTCTCTTATTGGTGTCTGCCCACTTCTTCAAAATTTCtggtttcttcttttcaaatgTCATGCACAAGAATTAGCTTAGCCATGGTAAGGAAGTATGGAATAGCTTTTACATATTGGATGCTAATGATGTTTTTTTCATACTTTGTCAATCTCAGGAGGAATGTTTGCTAAGGCTACAAAACCGTATAGATGTTGCATATGATAGTTTAATCCCTGAACATCAGGTACCTTCTGTGCAAGACATCTTAGTTGTTTGCAATTGGTTAATATTTGTTAGCATTTGACATTTGATTCAGTTTGCTTATGACATTCTTGTTCCTCAAGATGTTTCTTTGTTTTTGACCTAAAGGAAGCTTTAAAAGCTCTGTGGAAAGTTTCCTTTCCTGAGGAAGAACTTTGTGGTTTGATATCTGAACAgtggaaggaaatgggctggcAAGGAAAAGATCCATCTACTGACTTTAGGTACATCAGCACCGCACACCACCCAAAatttaaatgaagaaaaaggaggATTATTCTAAGGCTTATTAACATCTTTCTGATTAATTTCCCTTTCTGCCTGTTGCAATCTTATGTCGGTTTTAAGTTGTCTGATTGATTTTGTAGGGGTGGTGGATTTATATCACTGGAGAACTTGTTATATTTTGCGAGGAATTTCCCGGTATGTCCTCTTTCCTCACTTTTTTTATGGAGAATGATACGTCAAACCTTCTTAGCATATGTACCTCATACTAGTAAGAGTGAGAACATTACTAGGAAAAGATAACTTAGTGTCAAAATTGGCTGTTACTTTGTGGCGATAGAAGACCTGACAGTTCTAGGTTCTTTTGCTACTAAGCAGATGTTAGGAATTTGCATCCTGAGATTGTAGCTATTCAAATTGTTATGTTACGCCTGAATTACTTCACTACATCTGCTGCATGCCTTTTCTTTCCCCTATGCATAGAAACATATGGTTTTTTAATTGCTTGCTCAACCCAGAAAATTGTGGTAGCTGTTGGAGGGGGGATGGGTTATGGTAGGCGTACTAAACGATGTGATAATTATCTCTGGATTTCTTTCTGACATTCTACACAATCTAAGCAGGCACCTAGTCATCATCTCTTGGTGATAGCAGCATATAAAAAATTGCTGAAAGAACTGGAAAAGTAATTCTGGCATTTAATTATTTAGTGTTTATGGGTGAAATGTACAGTAATGGGATAAATCAGCCGCAATGCTTTAGAACTAGGCTGacaaagaaggaaaaaaggTTTAGAATTAGGTTGACCAAGAAGGAAAAAAGGTTTAGAACTTGGCTGACCAAGAAGGAAATAGGTTTTTTTTTGTCATCAGCTAGTATCTCATTGTTTATTGTAAAATTGGATAAATGTTTGTTAACCAGACTATGAAATTGCTAATCTTCATGTGTTCTATGACATTATTTTACATTTTAGATTAATATATGCTAACAATATTAACAAATTTTCAAGTCTGGGAAGTTATTTTGTCAAGAGAGGGATATCTTGTGAAAGGGGTCTCTATCCTCCAACCATAAGGTTGAGGTTTCAAGTCACCAAGGGAGCGAAGTGGGAAAAGCTGTTGGcttcgtttttttttttggggggtggggtggggtggggtggggtggggtgggggggaTTAccatatgaaagaaaaaaaaggagaaaaaaacaaATCTATGTGCAACAATCTTTTCCCACTCCCTATCTTTTGCTGGATCGTATATATTTAGTTGGAAAGTTGTGTATTTGGAGACCCTCAAAGTTAGCACAAAATTATGCCTTAGAAGTCAAATCTGAATTGGTTTTGTGATGTTGGATTGTGTGACATGATGAAGTAAGTGGTTTATAGATCATATGTATCATGAGTGGAAAAGTTACATTCAGGAGAAAGGTACAGAGATATTTGTCTTTATCAATAATCAATTCAGAAATTAAGTCTTTATCAATTACTTTGCTCTATGGTAAGCTTTGAAGATAATCACTGAATGGATGATCGGCATGCTAGTATAAGCCTACATAATGAACTTTAATAGATCTATCAACTACTTGTCAGAAAAGATTGAACCAAGCACAGTGAGGTCGATGTTCAATGAATTTCTGAAAATAATTCTGCTAAATTGCAAATTTTATTTACTTTGAATAACTTGCTCAGGTAATATGAGTCATTCAAATTTGTACAATTAAATTAGAATTGTGGTCCTATTATTCGGGCACCTATGAATCAACAAAACTGATCTGTGCCACTCTGTATCTTGTCATTATATGTGAAATACTTGAGGTGCCTATTAGCAAAACAAAGGGCTTTGTGTTGCTCAACTTGGAGAGAGATTCACGAGAGCATACTGTTGCTTACAATCCGTTAAATCTAACATCCATGAAGAAAAATTCATCAATCTCTGTGTTTACCACACCAACAATTATCTACGATTTTATGTGaaataattggaaatttgtgaATGACGGATTGTTCTGAAGGAAGATTCAGTTAACTAATTATAATGTGTATGCGACGTACAAGCAGTATAAAGTTCTAGATTCATCTATTTATTCTCTTTTCGTAATTTCATTTGCAGAAATCTTTCCAGGATCTTCTCCGAAAGCAGGAAGGTGATAGAGCAATTTGGGAATACCCATTTGCTGTTGCTGGCGTCAATATCACATTTATGCTTATCCAGATGCTCGATCTGGAAGCTTGTACGTATACCATCTACACTCTTTTATATACTCAAAGTTGTGAAGTCTTGACAAAAATTCCAATCTATGTACCTAAGGATCCGGGGGACATCACCCTATTTTTGGATAGTTTGTGAGGGAGATAGGTGTTTGGTTTCTTTTTGACTTTTCCTCTATACTTTTGATGTAATTATTACAGGAGTTCGTGTACTTCTTTGTTTATAATACCActtaactttataaaaaaattttaaaaaaatccagTCTATGTGCTTTTAAGTAGGTCCATCTAATGAAAAATTAGATTTGAGTTTCTAACATTCAATGCAAAGTCTCTCATGCACAAGTATATAGTCCAACTAAAGATGCTTATTTCTCCCTGGAAACTTGCTTTGATTCACATAATTAATTGTGCTTTTTATCTCTGCAGTAAAACCCAGAAATCTGGTGGGAGCTACCTTCTTGAAGTTTCTTGCAGGTACATTTTTTTCAAGATCTGTCTCTACCTGCAGGTTTTCATAAACTGctgttaatttcttttttattttgatgcattacTGTGTGTAGATGTGACTTTGTGTTGTTTCTACTTCTCTTCTCTGTTGAAAATGAGAAGTCAGTGCATCTCCATTTAGTCCTTCACAAATGTGAAGTCGTACTTTCATCTGCATTTTTCCTTTGCTCTTCTAAGcaagttgtttccttttttaCAGAAAATGAATCAGCATTTGATCTGCTATATTGTATCACATTTAAGCTGATGGATAATCAGTGGCTTGCCATGCGCGCATCATACATGGACTTTAATGTATGTATTTTCATCTTACTGATATTTAGTTAGTGATATGGAATGATCAAATTTCACTTTGGCTAGCATTATCTTAATATCAAAGAGGTGTGAAATCCTTGGCTACAGAGCAGCCTGCGGTTTTGCTTTTGCTGACAATTTTGGTTTCTGAGTAACATGTTTGTTTACTCTTTACTGTTGTATTTCAGTACACTGCATGTGAATCAACCGCATTCCTGATTTTAGATATGCTATGTTCTTGCAGGCGGTCATGAAGGCTACTCGTCGTCAACTAGAAGGGGAGCTTCTGCAAGAAGACATAACACGGCTAGAAGATTTACCCTCATACAGCCTTCTTAGTCGATAGTGTTTGTAGGCATGACTTTTAAGAAAATGAGAACGGCTTCCATATGCATGTTTTGTTCCATTTATTGGTGGTGGTGTTACATAGTAGCTTTCGATGGTGGGTGTTACTTTGTTTTAGTCAGCGGAGAGGGAAAATGGGGATTCAAACAGTGCCTGAACTTGATAATGTTAGAACAAGTACGATGACAATGTTGTTCCCTTgtttcttgaatttggaaaGAGTCACACCTGATGATTGGTCTCAGTAGTGGTAGGAATTCGAACATTCCCTTTAGACTGCCTTTCTCTTTAATTAATTCGTAAGGTGGTGCCCCATCAATTGGCTAATATCATACAAGACTTTGTACGACTTAATAAAACGAAGACGTGCCTGAGTAAACTGACTGATCCTTGAAAGGAATTGGGATATCAACGTGTGGCCTATATTCATCTTATATCTTGAATCCCGTTGGAATCTAACTAAATATACCACAATCATTTGATTAATAGGAAAGGCTCCTCCTATGGTTGCCTACCGACCCACTTGTGAGGTCATGTCAAAACGAGAATCCATCTTGGGATGAACACTTTCCCAAAAGTGATTTCCCTTTTAACAATCATCGAAAAATGCAACATCTGTTAACAGAGCTATCGCCTCAATATAACCTGGGTATTTTGTATCATGCATCAAACTAGCCAGCATTATTCAATACCAAAATTGGGGTAGTACTGGCCAAATCCAGTTACATTCCCATTCCCATCCCCATCCCCATCCCCTTATGGCATAAACCGGCTAATGGATATTTGAGTTTTGACAGCCCATGAGCAGTAGTGAGCACAAGTAAAGACAGCCTGAACCATAGACGAACTGTGTTATACCTACATAAATAGGCCAAAATTCACGCTGGTTTTATCCCAGCAGAGACCAAGCTCCAAAATTCTGAGCTCTTTCGGACCAAATTCAATTGCAGCAACAATATGATCATGATATGAAGCAAAAATGAGCAAATTGCATACAAACATGTGTCCTACCATTCGTAGCCATAGCGCACAGTTGAGGAACACTGTTTAACGTTAActgatttttgaagaaaaatgtgaaactaactcttttttttctttcgacAAGAATCTAGAAGAATGTGAagcaaacaaatgatgaaagcTCACTTATTTGAAAGTGCAACACACCAAAAACAAAAGATTAAATATGACATCTAAAATATGCTTGAAATAAGGAACATCATTAAGTCTCAACTACCAAACTTCTGGACTCAAATGACATACAAAACTCAAAAGTTAAAACTAGGCAGACCCTGAAGAGAGTTCtaaattcataaaacttttcTACTCATAGATCCAAGAGTGAAGGCTGCTTTGCCACTCAGCAATTCCTTCGGGGAACCAAAGAGCAATCTCCTTCCTTGCACTCTCAACAGCATCACTTCCATGAATAACATTCCTGTAATTAAACAGGTTGGTCTTAGACTTGAGCAATATGGTTAAGATCGGGGCATTAAGCAAAAACAACATTGAACTGACAAAGAGTAGCACCACCAGGCTTATATTCTACAGAAGGGAAATCAAGTAACCAAGATTGGAAATAAAATTTCCT
This window encodes:
- the LOC129886774 gene encoding uncharacterized protein LOC129886774 isoform X1; amino-acid sequence: MDDRGGSFVAVRRISQGLERGNACHTTSAEVVAGSAAWLGRGLSCVCVQRRESDARPSFDLTPSQEECLLRLQNRIDVAYDSLIPEHQEALKALWKVSFPEEELCGLISEQWKEMGWQGKDPSTDFRGGGFISLENLLYFARNFPKSFQDLLRKQEGDRAIWEYPFAVAGVNITFMLIQMLDLEALKPRNLVGATFLKFLAENESAFDLLYCITFKLMDNQWLAMRASYMDFNAVMKATRRQLEGELLQEDITRLEDLPSYSLLSR
- the LOC129886774 gene encoding uncharacterized protein LOC129886774 isoform X2; protein product: MPTCIDMCAEVVAGSAAWLGRGLSCVCVQRRESDARPSFDLTPSQEECLLRLQNRIDVAYDSLIPEHQEALKALWKVSFPEEELCGLISEQWKEMGWQGKDPSTDFRGGGFISLENLLYFARNFPKSFQDLLRKQEGDRAIWEYPFAVAGVNITFMLIQMLDLEALKPRNLVGATFLKFLAENESAFDLLYCITFKLMDNQWLAMRASYMDFNAVMKATRRQLEGELLQEDITRLEDLPSYSLLSR